In Struthio camelus isolate bStrCam1 chromosome 4, bStrCam1.hap1, whole genome shotgun sequence, a genomic segment contains:
- the LOC138067087 gene encoding rRNA 2'-O-methyltransferase fibrillarin-like — protein sequence MAFLALLRKAAATCRAGGAPLAAGSLCPPLRLPPRRPAVKAALRRHLGAAAESPRGGGGGGGGGGGEGGDSLGWARVSCGARNRLRGRGAAVRGAGRGEKRSGASARRGVAFGPAAVAVAYRSRRPEAKRSVNLVGAGVRVLLGATATAVSGTPGRRWCTGEQDESSGKRDRKISPLSVYAISLLLKATV from the exons GTGCCGCGCGGGGGGGGCCCCCCTCGCTGCCGGCAGTCTCTGCCCGCCGCTgcggctgccgccgcgccgccctgctgTGAAGGCGGCGCTGCGCAGGCACCTGGGAGCCGCCGCCGAGAGcccccgtggtggtggtggtggtggtggtggtggtggtggggagggtgGGGACTCTCTGGGCTGGGCGCGGGTTTCGTGCGGCGCTCGAAATCGGCTCAGAGGCAGGGGCGCGGCGGTGAGGGGCGCAGGGCGGGGGGAGAAGCGCAGCGGTGCCTCAGCGCGCCGGGGGGTCGCGTTTGGGCCGGCTGCCGTGGCCGTTGCCTACCGCTCCCGGCGGCCAGAGGCCAAACGCAGCGTGAATCTGGTGGGCGCGGGTGTGCGCGTGCTGCTCGGGGCAACGGCCACGGCGGTTAGCGGTACTCCAGGACGCAG GTGGTGCACAGGAGAGCAAGATGAAAGTTCAGGGAAGCGGGATAGAAAGATCAGCCCTTTATCAG TGTATGCCATTTCTCTCCTTCTGAAAGCCACTGTATGA